TGAACACTGCGTGCCCGGTCTGTTATTCAGCGCTGCGCTAGTAGATGTGGCGGCATTGCCTTGGTAGTCATCACTGCGTTCCTCGGAACTCTTTCTCAAATCTAGATTCCTGCTCGCTCGGCGATCGAGCACTACCTTTTGGTCTCTGGCTGACTTGTGCTTGAATTCATCGACCGTGATAGCGGCTTGGGCGCGACGTTTGTTTGGGTTTTTCAAACAGGGAACCAGACTCAGACCGTCCAAGGTTTGATCGGGTGTGTTCAAGTTGCACAGCTCAATGAGCGTGGGAAAGAGGTCTACGGTGCTTGCTGGTTGCTTGCAAACCTGTCCGGCATCGCCTACTTGGGGCGCGGCTACAATCATAGGGATCCGAGTGCCCTCCTCCCACAGGGTTCTCTTGTGCCAGTGTTGTTTCTCTCCGAGATGCCAGCCATGATCCGACCACAACACGATGATAGTGTTATTAGCGTGAGGACTTTCGTTCAATGCATCGAGTACTCTGCCTACTTGGGCATCGGCGAAACTGATGCTTGCCAGGTAATGTTGGATTGCGGTGGTCCATTGTCCTGCGTCACGGGTTTTTTTCATGTCTACTTACTTGCGTAGGGCCAGTTTCTTACCGGCCTCGGGAAGGTCGTCGAGATCTTCCGGAAGATCATCGGGTACGATGATCTCATCCAGGGGATACAGATCCAGGTATTCCTTCGGAAAATACCAAGGCATGTGTGGACGAAAAATACCACAGGCGAGAAAGAAGGGTTTCTCTTGTTTCTCTTTCAGAAAATCGACGCAGAATTGAGCTGCTCTGGCGTCATCGAATTCGGCTTCCGGCTTTTCCAAGGCTCCCCAATCCACTTCTTTGGAGTAGAGAGTTACGCCGGAGAAAGGAAACTCATCGGGTGTCTGAACTGCCTCTGCTAATCCGTATCGCTCCAGGTCTTCATAGGCGAAGGCATTGTCATGAAAGGCCAATGGTTGGAACTCATCCCAGTTCTCCGGAGGATTATTGCCGTAAGTGTGGTGAAATATTTTTCCTGCTCCGGCCGTGGTGTATCCGTGAGCCTTGAAATGTCCAGGTATGGTTACCAGATCTGGCGGATTGGGTTTCCACCATTGCTTGTTTCCATAGATGCCGCTGGTACTTGGTAGTTGACCACTCATCACTGCCGCCCGACTTGGACAACAAACCGGGGAAGCCGTGTGAGCATTGTGAAATGCGGTTCCTCGTACTGCCAGCCGATCGAAGTTGGGCGTATGTGCCTTTCCGGGGTAACCACCCATGTAGCCGACCCAGTCGTTTAGATCGTCCACAGCAATAAAGAGTACGTTAGGCTGTTCTCCTGCTTGGGCTCTTACTCCGAGCGGACAGACCCAAAGGCAGACGATTAGAGGAATATAATGAAGAATTCGAGGATACATGTGGGGTAGAGGCGAAACTCTTCTTGAGGGTCACTTTAATTTATTCAGTTGTCGAACCGATTTTGAAGGCTATAGCTTTCTTGTCAGAATTTCAGTCTACCTGCTATGAAATCCCCAAACGTTCCTGAGACTCAATTCAGTCGCCGTGCCTTTTTGCGAGGTTCGGGTGCACTGGTCGCACTGCCTTTTCTCGAGTCGCTGGCTAAACCTGGGGCTGTTTTTGCCGCTTCAGGAACCCCCGTAGAGCCCAAGCGCATGGTTTGCATCGGGCTGAACTATGGCATGCATCCTCAAGGGTTTTTTCCCGACGAAGTGGGGCGGAATTACAAATTACCCTACCTGCTTAAACCGCTGGAGGGAGTAAGGAATGATTTTACCCTGTTCTCTCATCTGGATCATCCTGGTATTAAAGGTGGGCATGAAGCGACCCACACCTTTTTGTCTGGAATTCGAGCAGACATGGCCAAGTCGATGCCCGAGGGGAATATTTCAATGGACCAGAAGGCGGCCGAGTTTGTCGGCTCGGCTACCCGCTACCCTTCAATGCAGCTCAAGGTAGGTGGAGGTGATAACGGACTCTCCTGGACACGGAATGGTGTCAGTATCCCATCGATGGAGGATCTTCAGCAAGTTTTCGACGCTCTCTTTCAGGAAACGAATGAAGCTCACAAACGCCGCCTTGCTCGTTCTTACAGACTCAATAGTAGTATTCTGGATGTAGTTCGCGACGACGCCAAAGACCTCCAAAAAAGATTGAGTGCAAATGACGTCGAAAAGCTCGATGAATATTTCACTTCGGTCCGGGATGTTGAGAAACGTTTGCAGATGTCTGAGGCCTGGTTGAACAAACCCAAACCTCAGGTCGACTATCGTTTTCCGAATCCGATGCCGAATGATTTTTATGAAGAAGTTCCTCTCTACTATGACCTGATGAAGCTCGCATTGATGACCGACTCCACTCGGGTGATAAGTTATTCGATCAATGGATGGAGTGGAGATTCGGGACTTCCTGGAGTTACTCAAGGGTACCACGCACTTACCCATCATGGTATGGATCCCACTCGCTTAAAGGAGCTGACCATTATTGAGACCTTCCACGCGAAACAGGTGGCCCGATTCATTTCAGACTTAAAAAAGACTCAGGTGGAAGGGGAAGCATCACTTCTTGATAAAACCATGGTGCTTTTTGGAAGTGGAATGGGGAACGCAAGTTCTCACTCCAATCGTGACTTGCCACTCATTCTTGCCGGTGGAGGTTTCACTCATGGTGAGCACAAGGACTATCCCAAGGTAGGCGACAAACAAACTCCGGCCTGCAATCTTTATGTTTCCATGCTGCAGAAGTTTGGTATGGAGCTGGACCAATTCGGAACCAGCACAGGTACCTTGGATGGGTTGAGTTGATTTTAAAAGAAAGTAGGAATTAATCACGAATGAACACGAATCTACACGAATTTATAGTTAAGGTAGGGCTCCATCGCCGAGGGAGCCGTATTGCTGTAGGTCACACCAGATAATGTCTCTTACTCTCCGCTCTCTGCTCTTAGCTCTTAGCTCCTTCCTCTTCGCTCAGAGCTCCTCCGCTCTCGAACCACTCCACTTCATCCAGGAACACTGTGTCTCCTGTCATGGTGAAAAGAAACAGAAGGGCGATCGTCGCTTCGACGCGCTGGGTCTCGATTTTGAAGACCGTGACACGGTTTGGAGCTGGGAAGAGGTGCTCGATATGCTCAATCTTGGCGAGATGCCACCCGAGGAGCAGCCGCAGCCCGATTCTCAGCATGTAAAAGAAATGGTGAGCTGGATCACCGAAAGGCTCGAGCAATCTATTGTATTAAAGGAGGCCCAGGAAGTCACCGGGCTTCGTCGCATGAATCGTCACGAGTATCTGAATACGATTAGAGATTTGATGAATGTGAACGTAGAATCCTTTGATCCGACTGAAACATTCCCAGTTGATGAGAGGGAAGACGGATTTGAGAATCTGGGTGGAACCTTGGTTCTTTCAGATTACTTGTTAGAGCGGTACTTGGATGCTGCCGCCAAGACGGTAGAAAAGGCCGTTAACTTTGGGAAGTCTGCTGAGATGGATCCTGTGTACCTCGTGCCAGATGATTTTACAGCCCGAACCTATCACTTCCGTCCTCAAATCTGGTTCATGGTCAATGTGGATGGTGAGTATATCGACTTTGGTCATGGGGATGCTAAATCAGACCGGCTTTATGCTTCCAGGTTTAAAGGTGTGCCTGCTGATGGCTTTTACACCATTCGTATTACCGCTGAGGGGGTTAATCGGATCAATGGCTATGACTCGACTATGATGAATTATGATCCGGAGGAGCCTATTAAGATGCAGTTGCTCGCTACGGATCCGAGGGTCGCGTATCCCGGGCGTAAGTACAATAGCTCAGATCGTATTTTGGCGACCGTGCTATTGAAGGATCACGAGGTGGAAACGTGCGAATTCCGTGTGTGGATGGATAAAGGGTTTGTCCCAATCATTCGCTACCCAAACGGACCGCAGCCTTTTAAGCGGATTCTTTCGCACCTCACGGAAAAGCATCATTTGGATGTTGTGCCTTCCAATTGGCGGGATGGGGTAGCTGCTCAGCCGAGTGAGAATCAGGAGATTTATTTGTCCGATGTTTATGAAGGGCCGAGGATTCGTTTCTATGGAATGGAGATCCATGGTCCGGAGACCGAGGTTTGGCCACCTCGTAGTCATCAAACTATTTTTGGAAAACAGTCTATATCTCCCAAGCGAGTTGATCCGGAGGAAGTAGTCAGGCGTTTTGGGTCACGAGCATTTAGAAGACCGCTTTTGGCCAGGGAGCGTGAGCGTTATGTCTCCTTTCATAATCAGCAGCTTGAAGCAGGGAAGTCGCCAGAAGAGGCACTGAAAGCAATGCTTACGGCGATCCTCGCATCGCCGAATTTTGTTTATATCCAGGCACCCGTGGGAGAAGGGGTGGAGTTCGCAGAGCAGGATCTGGCGCAAAAGATGGATCCGTTCTCTTTGGCCTCACGTTTGTCTTATTTTTTATGGAGCTCCATGCCAGACCAAGCTTTGTTTGCGGCGGCTGCAAAAGGGGTATTGAGCGACCCGGATGAGTTGAGAAACCAGGTTGCTCGCATGCTGAAAGATCCAAAGGCTCGAGCCATGGCTGATCAGTTTACCGATAGTTGGCTGCACTTAAATAAGCTTGGTGAAATGCCTCCAGATACCGGAAAGTTTAAGGTTTATCACGAGCGCTACCTTGAACCTTTGATGAAGGAAGAAACACGCCTCTATTTTCATCACGTTCTGTCCAATAATCGGCCGATTGAAGAATTCCTCGATTCTGACTATGGCTTCGTGAATCGCTATATTGCGGAGCTCTATGGGTTTCAGGACGTTCAGGGAGATCATTTTCGAAAAGTCCGATTTGATGACCGAAACATGAGAGGCGGCATTCTGGGTCATGCCAGTATTCTAACTGCAACTTCCAATGGGGTTGAAACATCACCTGTGATTCGAGGTATTTGGATACTGGAGAACATTTTAGGAACCCCTCCATCACCACCGCCACCAGATGTGGATCCCCTTGAGCCGGATATCCGGGGAGCAACTACCATTCGTGAACAACTCCAAAAACATCGCAAAGTGGAGACCTGTTATGAGTGTCATCGCAAAATTGATCCTTTGGGTTTTGCTATGGAGAACTATGATCCGATTGGACGCTACCGTACGGTGTATCATGACAACAGCGGTCGTCGCACGAAGAAGATCGAATCCTCTGGTGAACTTCCATCGGGCGAACAATTTACAAATATGGCTGAGCTTAAGGACATCCTTCTGGATCGAACGGATCAGTTCGCCCATTGTTTAACTGAGAAACTACTCACGTATGCACTGGGGCGCAAACTTCACTTTGGTGACCGCGCAACCGTTAATCAGATTTGCGAGGAGCTGAAAGATCGAGGTAACGGCCTGCAAGATCTTGTAGAGTTGGTTGTGCTCAGTGATGCATTTCGTGATGTTTAATAAGAATTCCTCCTCGTCCTCTTACTTGTCGCTTTGCGATCTCCTACTTTCATCTATGGAAATTAAGGACGAGGAAGAGTAGGAGGACGACAATGATTTAAATAATGAAAAGACTACAAATTCTCCGCTCCTTTTTCTTCTTTTTCAGCACTCTCAGCTCTCTGCTCTTCGCTCTCAGCTCCTTCGCACTCGAACCAGCTCTGGCTCGGAAAGGTTCTCTTCTCTTTGCGGACGATTTCAGCTCCGGATCTGCCAAGCCAGAATGGGCCGCCTTACATGGCACTCAGTGGGAAGTAGAGGATGGTTATTATAAAGGAATGTCCTCGACGCCTGAGTTTCAAGCTAGCCGGGAACATCACAAAGGCACAACCCCGAGTATGCGCCTGAATGTACCGGCACGAGATTGTATACTTCAAATCGATTTCAAAATCACTGGCGGTCTAACAGCCGCTCACATCGGGTTTAACAACAGTACGACCGCGGAAGGAACCGGACACATAGTTCGCCTGATTCCTTCTACGAATAAGGGGACCCTTTTACAAAAAGACCGACACTCGCAGATCGAAGGCGACAAAGATGAGACTTTGGATCATTCGGAATGGGAAATCGAAAAAGATCAGTGGTATACGGTATTGATAGAAGCAATCGGCGATCGCGTGGTGGCGCGCATGGATGGACTGCCCCCGCTCGTGGCTAAACACTGGCGTTTCGATGTGACCAAGACGTCGGTCAATCTGAAAGCGAGAGGACAAACGGGTGCGATTTATTATGACAACGTTAAGTTGTGGGAAGCGATACCTGGAGACCGTTCGCATACTGAATCAGGGTATACTTGGAAGAAACACACCATCGTGGATCAAGTGAAAAGTAAGCAAACCGACTCTGTGGTAGCGCACGACTTTGATGGCGACGGTCAGATGGATGTTATTGGTACCTTTGACGGGAAGGTTGTGTTGATGAAGGGCCCAGATTGGACGCAGCAGGTAATTCATCCGTTTGAGGAAGGGCTCGCTGCACGTAAGCCTCGCGCTCAATGCATTCACTCCTGCTTGCTCGATGTAGATGGAGATGGGGACGAGGATTTTGTAGGATCGAACAATACGACCTTCTGGTTGGAGTGTCCAGACGATCCCTTCTCGGGAAAGCCCTGGAAATACCATACGATAGATGACGAAATTCTTGGCACTCACTGTTTGATCACGGGTGACGTAAACCAGGACGGGTTTTTGGATTTGATCGCTAACTCTTTTCAGAAGGAAGGCGCCACGCCGATCCACGATTCTATCTGCTGGTTTGAAGCGCCAGCTGAATCCGGAGAGTGGGTACGTCACGTGTTTGCCGATAAAGATGCACCAGGAGGAAATCATTACATGGGTTTCGGTGACGTGAACGGTGATGCCCGACCCGATATTATGGCGGGCGCCAAGGGTGGTGAAGGTTTTGCTGGCGGTGAATGGTTTGCCTGGTGGGAGCAACCGGCCTATGGCAGCGTTCCCTGGAAGAAGCATCTCTTGTCTGACGTCGAGCCAGGCGCCAGTAACATCCTACCGGCGGATGTGAACAAGGACGGTGTGATGGACTTGGTGGCATCGAGAGGGCATGGTTATGGCGTGCTATTATTTATGGGACCGGATTTTAAGAAGGTCGAAGTCGATACCGAACACTACGGACCGCACAGCCTGTTTGTCGAAGACCTGGATCAAGATGGTGATATCGACATTGGCACCTGTGGACGTCATGAAGAAAGTACCGCTGTTTGGTACGAAAACGACGGACGCGGCTTCTTTGTGAAACACCTCATCGAAGCCAACCAAGGTTCTTATGACACGCGTGCCGTCGATATGGATGGCGATGGCGACCTCGACATGCTCATTGCTGGTCACTGGTCGCGAAATATTCTTTGGTACGAAAATACGATGGCGGGAAAGCGCTAGAATCTTGTATAAGAAATCATGCCCGAAAAGATCACACGTAGAAAAGCGATGTTGAGTATGGCATCCTTGCCCTCAGTTGTTACGATTGGAGCTGCTTTGAAATCGACCTCTAAAGCAGAAGCGCAAACGTCACCCTCTACTCCTGATGATATAGGGCCCTACGAATCCGGGCTTCTTCCAGATGGAATTCGATCTCGCTTTGTTGAGGATATCAATGGTCTGCGAATGCATGTTTTAGAAGCTGGCTATGAGGGAGAGAATAGGCCGGGCATTCTACTGCTTCATGGCTTTCCTGAACTGGCCTGCAGTTGGAGAAAAATCATGGTGCCTCTGGCTGAAGCCGGTTACCACGTATTTGCTCCTGATCAGCGAGGATACGGTCGAACGACCGGTTGGGATAGGAACTATGATGGGGATCTTTATTCTTTTCGTCGCCTCAATGTAGTGCGAGATGCACTGGGCTTGGTCTATGCCATGGGGCATAGACAAGTGACAGTCGTTGGCCACGATTTTGGATCTCCTATCGCTGCCTGGTGCGCGGTGACCCGACCCGACGTATTTACCAAGGTTGCCTTGATGAGTGCACCGTTCAGCGGAACGGGTTCAATTCCTTTTAATACTGCGAATGCTCCGAAGGAGAAAGAACCAGGCTATGATCTCTTTGAGGAGCTGGCCAAGCTTCCCAGACCACGAAAGCATTACCAGGCTTATTATCGCACACGTGAAGCCAACGAAAACATGTGGCAGGCTCCGCAGGGGCTCCATGCTTTTATGCGTGCCTATTACCACCACAAGAGTGCCGATTGGAAAGAAAACAAACCATACCGCCTGAAATCGCGCACGGCTCCCGAAATGGCTAAGATGCCTACTTATTATATTATGGACCTTGAAGAGGGTATGGCTGAAACGGTGGCCAAGTATAGCCCGTCACAACAAGAAATAGTATCCAATCAGTGGTTACCTGATGAGGCACTACAAGTCTACACCGATGAGTATCAGCGCAATGGATTTCAAGGAGGGCTCAATTGGTACCGATCTGGAAGTTTAGGGGCTCCAGAGATGCAGCTCTATGCCGGACGAAAAATTGAACAACCTTCCATCTTTATTTCCGGTGCCAGTGATTGGGGGACTTATCAAAACCCTGGTGCGCTTGAGCAGATGCAGGAGGATGCTTGTACGGATATGCGGGGCGTTCACCTGATTCCTGGAGCTGGTCACTGGGTTCAGCAGGAGCAACCCGAAAAGACGGTTCAGTTACTAGTGGAATTTTTACAGTAAGGTGGGCGCTTTTAACTATTTTCAATGAATCGAATGGAAGGGGCCGCTGGAAAAGCGATTCGGAATCTTAATATGTCTAAAGGGGGTCATAGCTTTGAGGAGCCAAATGAGATCCTTGCCGAGGCATTTCGCGATCCAGTGGAACAGTTGAAATATGGAGAAATCACCAGCTAATCAGAGTTTGGAGCCTAACAAAAATTCACGTAATTGCTTCTTGAGGTTTGTGAGATACCTGATGAACATAGGTCAGAATTTTAACTAACAGTAATACAATAACAGAAAGTATAAGATGCCTACGGGAAAAATTAAGTGGTTTAATGATGAAAAAGGATTTGGGTTTATTGAGCCTGATGAAGGGGGTAAGGATTTATTCGTTCACCACTCCGAAACCGAAGGTTATACTCTTGATGAAGGCGATGCCGTAGAGTATGAAGTTGGCGAAGGCCGAAAAGGCCCTTGTGCCGTTAAGGTTAAGACGGTCAATTAATTATTGTTGGGCCCCTGGTCCACAATGATTCCTGCATATCCGCCCTCTCTGTCGAGTCGGCGGTCCATCAGATCTTAGAAGCTTACGGTTTCGTTTAGAAGCGAAGCTGCCTTAAGCTTCCTAGAATCTGATCCTTTATCTAGTTTAACGGCGATCTTGCGTACGGATTGGTCGTGCCTGGATACGGTTTTCCCGTGTTAAAACGTCGTTTGAATAGTAGGCGAAGCTTCTATTGCGTAAGGGTTTCCGTTACTATCACACCCAAGGAGATGAGTGATTCTCTGGGATTGTACGATTCTGCAGATATTGTTTATTGACTCTATGTTCAAATAGGCACCCGGGATGATACTTGCCTGATGGGTGGTCAATTTTTTGGAACGCCAGACCCATTGACTAAGAAGTCTCATGAGCTGTTTCAGGGGTGGCGGCTGGGTTAGCATTTTCAATGGGTGATTTTAGCCAGATCGGCTTCTCTGGATTTACTTGAGTTTATCTTCTATCTAAGTTGAAGATAGGTCTGTGTTTTAGTTTTACTGTGTGATGGCCAAGATCTAATAAAAATAGGCCAGAGCCACCAATATAAAACTAGCGCTAGCTGCTAGGCTAAAAGTCACACAATTACCCACTATCATGAAAACACTCTGTGCTCTTCTTCTGGTTATTTCGTTTACTTCGGTTTTTGCGGCTCCGCTTAAGCTGGTTAAAGATGAGGAGGCTGAGACCATCTCGGTGTTTCGGCCCAACGGAGAGGAGGCAATCCTTGTTCAGAACGCTCGGTCCGACCACCGGCCGTATTTACATCCGATTGTTGCTCCGGATGGCAATGGTATCATGACGGAATACAGTCCGGGGCACCACCCCCACCAAACCGGGGTTTATTGGGGAATGACCCGTGTGAATGGCCGCGACTTTTTTCACAATCCGACCAATGGCTATTGGAAGTTGTTGGAGGCCAATGTAATTGTGGCTGAAGGGGACGTCGTTCAGTGGGAAACGATTTACCATATGTTAGACGAAGAGGGCACCGCGCTGATGGAGGAGACACAGGTCTGGTCCATGCGAGATCTGGGTGACCAATATTTCGTAGATCTTATTTGGTCTGGGAAGGCTCATACCGACATTACGATTTCAGAATACAACTATGGAGGATTATTCCTGCGGATGCCGTTCAAGCGAGGTGTCACCGAGGGAGAGGCCACTAACAGTGCCCGTCAGGTCAATGAACGTGCAGAGGGACAACGAGCGTCGTGGGTCAATGTCGGCATGCAAATTGAAGGTCGAGATCCAGATGACTGGGGTCACATTGCAGTTTTAGATCATGTGGAGAACGATGCTTATCCCACACCCTGGAGAGTGGATCGTCAGTTGGGGATAGGTCCAGCACGTGCCCGTATGGGCGACTGGCATATCAAAGCGGGTGAGGTCGCTACCTACAAACATCAGTTGATTGTTTATACGGGTAGATTGAATGACATTCATATGCATGAGGATTGGAAGGCCTACACCGGCCAAAACAACACCTATGCGGAGTGGATCCAGGCTCGTGAGGAAGCCAAGCAGGCAGAGTTCTTAACAGGCGAGGAAGCCATCGCGAAGATGACTGTTCCTGATGGCCTGGAAGTAACACTGGTAACTTCCGAACCGCAAATCACGCAACCCCTGGCATTCTGCTACGATGATCGTGGGCGCTTATGGATTGCCGAAAACCGGGACTATGAAACTCGAAGATCCGGTTTCTCGAACGATGGGGAAAGCCGTATTCTTATTTTAGAAGATGAGGATGGTGATGGGAAAATGGATACGAAGAAAGTATTCATGGAAGGTCTTCCATTTCCCTCGGCCATCGCGGTGGGCTTTGACGGGCTTTGGTTGGGAGCACCGCCCAATCTGATGTTTGTTCCCGATCGAGACGGAGACGACAAGGCTGATGACGAAATCGAAGTACGCCTTACGGGGTGGGGTATCCGCGATCGGCATGAAGTATTAAACAGTTTTATTTGGGGGCCGGATGGGTGGCTCTATGGTTGTCAGGGATTTGCTACACCTTCAACGGTGGGCAAACCAGTCGATGGAGGACGCATTTTCAAGAAAGGGGAACCTTTCCCCATAAGCCAGGAAGTGGTAGATGGTCAGTTTATTGATGGAGGCATCTTCCGCTACCATCCGATCAAAGAACGTTTTGAGGTGGTTGCTCATGGATTCAGCAATCCCTGGGGGTTGGACTTCGACGATACCGGACAAGCCTTCATTTCGGCCTGTGTGATTCCTCATGCCTGGCACATAGTGCAAGGTGGGTTCTTCCATCGCCAGGGAGGAAAACACATTCACCCCTATGTATATGACGATATCAAAACTATCGGGGATCACCGTCACCGTTCTGCTCACGGGGGTGCCCGGGTTTATTTGGCTGATACCTTGCCGGAAGAGTATCATGGCCGACTTTTCATGGCCAACATCCATGAGCATGCGCTCCTCTCGGAAACGCTGGTGCGGAATGGGTCCGGGTTTATTGCCAAGCACGGTGACGATACGGTCCTGGCAAATGATCCCCAATGGATTGGCTTCAGTCTGGAGATTGGTCCCGATGGTGCCGTCTACATGCTGGACTGGCACGACGCAGATATCTGCGGAAATGACGTCCACGACAAGGATACCGGTCGGGTTTACCGACTAGCTCCAGAAGGCACGCCGTATCCCACGAACTTTGATCTGAAAAAACTCAGCGACCGTGAGCTAGTTGAAATGCAGTTGGATAAAAATGACTGGTACGTTCGGCGTGCTCGCGTCATTCTTCACGAGCGGGCCGAGGAAAGAGGTCTATCCCAGCAAGAGCATATGCGCCTTTGGGAAATGTTTAAGAATCAAACCGACACAGGTAGAAAGCTAAGAGCCCTCTGGGCACTGCATGTGACTGGCGGGGTTTCTCAAAAACACCTGACCGGCATGCTGAACAATGATGATGAGTACATCCGTGCCTGGGCTATTCAACTGCTGTGTGAAGACATGGATCCCGGAGAAGCTGCTCTAGCTGAATTTAAAGAGCTGGCGAAGTCCGATCCATCACCGGTTGTTCGACTCTATTTGGCGTCTGCCTTACAACGGATTCCTGAGGCTAGTGTTTGGGATCTTGCATCGGGATTGTTGGGGCACGCTGACGATATAGACGATCACAACATCCCCAAGATGATCTGGTTCGGTATTCAGCCGCACGTAGCTGAAAATCCGGTACTGGCTATGGAGGTTGCTTCCAAGAGTAAGATTCCCATGGTCTCCCAGTTCATTGCTCGACGCGCTACTTCCGGTAAATTGCTCGAAGCAGTGGTCGAAAGTTTAGCATCCGCCAGCTCTTCCGGTGTTCGCAAGGTGTTGCTGGAAGGGATGCGCGATGGACTGCTCGGTCAACGGGATCTGACAGCTCCAGCTAAATGGTCTAACCTGGAGCGTGACTTGTTGAACGATGCCGAATTGAAAAACGTGACACTTCAGGTCGGGCAGCTTTTTGGTAGCGCGGAAGCTGGCAAGATTCAGCTTGTTGAACTCAATGATTCCTCCACGCCCATTGAGCGCCGTCAGGAAATTATCCGTGGCTTTGCTCAGGATAAATTTCCACCCGCATTCGATTCTATTCTAGGATTCGTGAAGCATCCGGATCTTAGGTTGGATGCCATGAGGACACTGGCATCCTATGAGGATGATGCGATTTCCAATACGATTCTTTCCCATTACTCTGACTTCACAGCGGATGAAAAGACCGTGGCATTACAAACGCTTTCTACGAGGCGGGACACGGCTCGAACATTGATGC
This genomic stretch from Opitutia bacterium ISCC 52 harbors:
- a CDS encoding sulfatase-like hydrolase/transferase, with product MKKTRDAGQWTTAIQHYLASISFADAQVGRVLDALNESPHANNTIIVLWSDHGWHLGEKQHWHKRTLWEEGTRIPMIVAAPQVGDAGQVCKQPASTVDLFPTLIELCNLNTPDQTLDGLSLVPCLKNPNKRRAQAAITVDEFKHKSARDQKVVLDRRASRNLDLRKSSEERSDDYQGNAATSTSAALNNRPGTQCSRACEKA
- a CDS encoding sulfatase-like hydrolase/transferase, giving the protein MYPRILHYIPLIVCLWVCPLGVRAQAGEQPNVLFIAVDDLNDWVGYMGGYPGKAHTPNFDRLAVRGTAFHNAHTASPVCCPSRAAVMSGQLPSTSGIYGNKQWWKPNPPDLVTIPGHFKAHGYTTAGAGKIFHHTYGNNPPENWDEFQPLAFHDNAFAYEDLERYGLAEAVQTPDEFPFSGVTLYSKEVDWGALEKPEAEFDDARAAQFCVDFLKEKQEKPFFLACGIFRPHMPWYFPKEYLDLYPLDEIIVPDDLPEDLDDLPEAGKKLALRK
- a CDS encoding DUF1552 domain-containing protein, which produces MKSPNVPETQFSRRAFLRGSGALVALPFLESLAKPGAVFAASGTPVEPKRMVCIGLNYGMHPQGFFPDEVGRNYKLPYLLKPLEGVRNDFTLFSHLDHPGIKGGHEATHTFLSGIRADMAKSMPEGNISMDQKAAEFVGSATRYPSMQLKVGGGDNGLSWTRNGVSIPSMEDLQQVFDALFQETNEAHKRRLARSYRLNSSILDVVRDDAKDLQKRLSANDVEKLDEYFTSVRDVEKRLQMSEAWLNKPKPQVDYRFPNPMPNDFYEEVPLYYDLMKLALMTDSTRVISYSINGWSGDSGLPGVTQGYHALTHHGMDPTRLKELTIIETFHAKQVARFISDLKKTQVEGEASLLDKTMVLFGSGMGNASSHSNRDLPLILAGGGFTHGEHKDYPKVGDKQTPACNLYVSMLQKFGMELDQFGTSTGTLDGLS
- a CDS encoding DUF1592 domain-containing protein — its product is MSLTLRSLLLALSSFLFAQSSSALEPLHFIQEHCVSCHGEKKQKGDRRFDALGLDFEDRDTVWSWEEVLDMLNLGEMPPEEQPQPDSQHVKEMVSWITERLEQSIVLKEAQEVTGLRRMNRHEYLNTIRDLMNVNVESFDPTETFPVDEREDGFENLGGTLVLSDYLLERYLDAAAKTVEKAVNFGKSAEMDPVYLVPDDFTARTYHFRPQIWFMVNVDGEYIDFGHGDAKSDRLYASRFKGVPADGFYTIRITAEGVNRINGYDSTMMNYDPEEPIKMQLLATDPRVAYPGRKYNSSDRILATVLLKDHEVETCEFRVWMDKGFVPIIRYPNGPQPFKRILSHLTEKHHLDVVPSNWRDGVAAQPSENQEIYLSDVYEGPRIRFYGMEIHGPETEVWPPRSHQTIFGKQSISPKRVDPEEVVRRFGSRAFRRPLLARERERYVSFHNQQLEAGKSPEEALKAMLTAILASPNFVYIQAPVGEGVEFAEQDLAQKMDPFSLASRLSYFLWSSMPDQALFAAAAKGVLSDPDELRNQVARMLKDPKARAMADQFTDSWLHLNKLGEMPPDTGKFKVYHERYLEPLMKEETRLYFHHVLSNNRPIEEFLDSDYGFVNRYIAELYGFQDVQGDHFRKVRFDDRNMRGGILGHASILTATSNGVETSPVIRGIWILENILGTPPSPPPPDVDPLEPDIRGATTIREQLQKHRKVETCYECHRKIDPLGFAMENYDPIGRYRTVYHDNSGRRTKKIESSGELPSGEQFTNMAELKDILLDRTDQFAHCLTEKLLTYALGRKLHFGDRATVNQICEELKDRGNGLQDLVELVVLSDAFRDV
- a CDS encoding VCBS repeat-containing protein → MDVIGTFDGKVVLMKGPDWTQQVIHPFEEGLAARKPRAQCIHSCLLDVDGDGDEDFVGSNNTTFWLECPDDPFSGKPWKYHTIDDEILGTHCLITGDVNQDGFLDLIANSFQKEGATPIHDSICWFEAPAESGEWVRHVFADKDAPGGNHYMGFGDVNGDARPDIMAGAKGGEGFAGGEWFAWWEQPAYGSVPWKKHLLSDVEPGASNILPADVNKDGVMDLVASRGHGYGVLLFMGPDFKKVEVDTEHYGPHSLFVEDLDQDGDIDIGTCGRHEESTAVWYENDGRGFFVKHLIEANQGSYDTRAVDMDGDGDLDMLIAGHWSRNILWYENTMAGKR
- a CDS encoding alpha/beta hydrolase; the encoded protein is MASLPSVVTIGAALKSTSKAEAQTSPSTPDDIGPYESGLLPDGIRSRFVEDINGLRMHVLEAGYEGENRPGILLLHGFPELACSWRKIMVPLAEAGYHVFAPDQRGYGRTTGWDRNYDGDLYSFRRLNVVRDALGLVYAMGHRQVTVVGHDFGSPIAAWCAVTRPDVFTKVALMSAPFSGTGSIPFNTANAPKEKEPGYDLFEELAKLPRPRKHYQAYYRTREANENMWQAPQGLHAFMRAYYHHKSADWKENKPYRLKSRTAPEMAKMPTYYIMDLEEGMAETVAKYSPSQQEIVSNQWLPDEALQVYTDEYQRNGFQGGLNWYRSGSLGAPEMQLYAGRKIEQPSIFISGASDWGTYQNPGALEQMQEDACTDMRGVHLIPGAGHWVQQEQPEKTVQLLVEFLQ
- a CDS encoding cold-shock protein — encoded protein: MPTGKIKWFNDEKGFGFIEPDEGGKDLFVHHSETEGYTLDEGDAVEYEVGEGRKGPCAVKVKTVN